A genomic stretch from Candidatus Woesearchaeota archaeon includes:
- a CDS encoding DUF1385 domain-containing protein, translating to MAEQTYGGQAVIEGVMVKSKKNMAVAVRKPNGKIAIRKEKLNPISERVYLFSLPFFRGMAMLFEILFLGMKALNFSASQASGEEDKASNTEIFFTVLISIVMALLIFKLIPLFATQQISKWLTGIGQGFLFNLIEGLLKLGVFVLYIWLISQMKDVKRLFMYHGAEHMSIACHEQGKALAPKNVRKYSPIHRRCGTTFLFIVIFLSILVYSFVPAYFGFWEKFLWRILLLPVIAGIAYEILKLGAKFEDNWLINIMVQPGLWIQKMTTAVPDNKQIEVAIASMKAVISMEKSPGKARKANS from the coding sequence ATGGCAGAACAAACCTACGGCGGGCAGGCAGTGATTGAAGGCGTCATGGTTAAGAGCAAGAAGAACATGGCAGTTGCTGTCAGGAAGCCGAACGGCAAGATTGCCATAAGGAAAGAAAAGCTCAACCCGATTTCTGAAAGGGTCTACCTGTTCAGCCTGCCCTTTTTCCGCGGCATGGCCATGCTTTTTGAGATACTTTTTTTGGGAATGAAAGCATTGAATTTTTCGGCGAGCCAGGCATCAGGCGAAGAGGACAAGGCATCGAACACTGAGATATTCTTCACAGTGCTGATCTCAATTGTGATGGCCCTGCTGATTTTCAAGCTCATACCGCTTTTTGCCACGCAACAGATAAGCAAATGGCTTACGGGGATTGGCCAAGGCTTTTTATTCAACCTGATTGAAGGCTTGCTCAAGCTCGGGGTTTTCGTGCTGTACATTTGGCTGATTTCGCAGATGAAGGATGTGAAAAGGCTTTTCATGTACCACGGTGCTGAGCATATGTCCATTGCCTGCCATGAGCAGGGCAAAGCCCTTGCCCCCAAGAATGTCAGGAAATATTCGCCAATCCACAGGAGATGCGGAACAACATTCCTGTTTATCGTGATTTTCCTTAGCATCCTTGTCTATTCTTTTGTGCCGGCTTATTTTGGCTTTTGGGAGAAATTTTTGTGGAGAATCCTCCTGCTTCCTGTTATTGCAGGGATAGCTTATGAGATTCTGAAATTGGGCGCAAAATTTGAGGATAATTGGCTGATTAATATTATGGTTCAGCCGGGCCTTTGGATACAGAAGATGACAACAGCTGTGCCGGACAACAAGCAGATTGAAGTGGCCATTGCCTCCATGAAAGCAGTTATTTCCATGGAAAAGAGCCCGGGCAAGGCCAGGAAGGCAAATAGCTAG
- a CDS encoding deaminase: MQRDVKRVDWDNYFMNIADQVATRSTCDRKHVGAVIVRNRTILSTGYNGSVRGAPHCDDVGHDMEHDHCVRTVHAEANAIAQAARNGVNIDNSEIFITASPCLTCFKLAANSGIRAVHYMEFYRDERITVYANQAGIRLDYMGGRARK, from the coding sequence ATGCAAAGGGATGTCAAAAGGGTTGACTGGGACAATTACTTCATGAACATTGCGGACCAGGTCGCAACGAGAAGCACATGCGACAGGAAGCATGTCGGGGCTGTAATTGTCAGGAACAGGACAATCTTGTCAACAGGCTACAACGGGAGCGTGAGGGGCGCGCCGCATTGCGATGATGTGGGTCATGACATGGAGCATGACCATTGCGTCAGGACAGTGCATGCAGAGGCGAATGCGATTGCCCAGGCTGCACGAAACGGGGTGAACATCGACAACTCGGAGATATTCATAACAGCCTCGCCCTGCCTGACATGCTTTAAGCTCGCCGCAAATTCAGGGATAAGGGCAGTGCATTACATGGAATTTTACAGGGATGAGAGGATAACGGTTTATGCCAACCAGGCAGGAATACGACTGGATTACATGGGCGGCAGGGCCAGGAAATGA
- a CDS encoding AAA family ATPase, with amino-acid sequence MNKIISIVGMTGSGKTEVSEFLKKHGLAYVRFGDVTMEELKRRWLDVNEKNERMVREGLRKEHGMDAFARLNAGKLEKALEKGSVIADGLYSWEEWLFLREKFGEKMIVLAIASSPATRYQRLAERKIRPLAHEEAASRDKAEIENSHKAGPIAMADFTIINEGSLAELQKNTNAFWKKISGQT; translated from the coding sequence ATGAACAAAATCATTTCAATTGTGGGCATGACCGGCTCTGGAAAAACCGAGGTTTCTGAATTTCTGAAAAAGCATGGCCTTGCCTATGTCAGGTTTGGCGACGTGACAATGGAGGAGCTGAAAAGACGCTGGCTTGATGTCAATGAGAAGAATGAAAGAATGGTCCGCGAAGGATTGAGGAAAGAGCATGGAATGGACGCCTTTGCCAGGCTGAATGCCGGAAAGCTTGAGAAGGCACTGGAAAAAGGAAGCGTAATTGCGGACGGGCTTTACAGCTGGGAGGAATGGCTTTTCCTCAGGGAAAAATTCGGGGAAAAGATGATTGTGCTCGCAATTGCCTCGTCACCGGCGACAAGGTACCAGCGCCTTGCAGAAAGGAAAATCAGGCCATTGGCACATGAGGAAGCGGCCTCGCGCGACAAGGCCGAGATTGAGAACAGCCACAAGGCAGGGCCAATTGCAATGGCGGATTTCACAATAATCAATGAAGGCAGCCTTGCAGAATTGCAAAAAAATACAAATGCATTCTGGAAAAAAATATCCGGACAAACATAA
- a CDS encoding cob(I)yrinic acid a,c-diamide adenosyltransferase, whose amino-acid sequence MVTKIKKPIVVQGDDDRSKLGLVHIYTGDGKGKTTAALGLASRALGNGYRVYMIQFLKSGFTGEIKSAESFKKDFTIEQYGADAVQNREEIMQNLREQKAKFVFQPDEMEIEAARLAYEKALEILKSKEYELVILDEINCALDKGLLSMEDAGMLLQMHDNVELVFTGRDAPEELFQHADYVSVIQKVKHPWQRGIKARKGIEY is encoded by the coding sequence ATGGTCACAAAAATAAAAAAACCGATTGTGGTGCAGGGAGATGATGACAGAAGCAAGCTTGGCCTGGTGCACATCTACACCGGCGACGGCAAAGGCAAGACAACAGCTGCATTGGGGCTGGCTTCCAGGGCATTGGGAAACGGCTACAGGGTTTACATGATACAATTCCTGAAAAGTGGGTTTACCGGCGAGATAAAAAGCGCGGAATCGTTCAAGAAGGATTTCACAATTGAGCAGTACGGCGCTGACGCAGTCCAGAATAGGGAGGAAATCATGCAGAACCTGCGGGAGCAGAAGGCGAAATTTGTTTTCCAGCCCGATGAGATGGAAATTGAGGCCGCACGGCTTGCATATGAAAAAGCGCTTGAGATTTTAAAATCGAAAGAATATGAGCTTGTTATACTGGATGAAATTAACTGCGCCCTGGACAAGGGACTTCTTTCCATGGAAGATGCAGGAATGCTTCTGCAAATGCACGACAATGTTGAGCTTGTTTTCACCGGCCGCGACGCGCCTGAAGAATTGTTCCAGCACGCTGACTATGTTTCTGTAATCCAGAAAGTCAAGCACCCCTGGCAAAGAGGGATAAAGGCGAGGAAGGGGATTGAGTATTGA
- the nrdR gene encoding transcriptional regulator NrdR, whose protein sequence is MKCPYCSNSESKVIDKRDIEDAQTIRRRRECLKCEKRWTTYEKVENLDLTVIKKDGTKEPFEKAKFEKGIRLCLEKRPITEERIVHLVGEIEGKLRSLGKGEISSAYIGELVMKKLKKLDEVAYMRFASVYKEFKDISSFKEEIKTLQR, encoded by the coding sequence ATGAAATGCCCGTATTGCTCGAATTCTGAATCCAAAGTGATTGATAAGCGGGACATTGAAGATGCCCAGACCATACGCAGGAGAAGGGAATGCCTGAAATGCGAGAAAAGATGGACCACTTATGAGAAAGTGGAGAACCTTGATTTGACTGTCATCAAGAAAGACGGCACCAAAGAGCCGTTTGAAAAGGCCAAATTCGAGAAAGGCATAAGGCTTTGCCTTGAAAAAAGGCCAATAACAGAGGAAAGGATTGTGCACCTGGTCGGGGAGATTGAAGGCAAGCTGAGATCGCTTGGGAAGGGGGAGATTTCAAGCGCATATATCGGAGAGCTGGTCATGAAAAAGCTCAAGAAGCTGGATGAAGTCGCTTATATGAGGTTTGCTTCAGTTTACAAGGAATTCAAGGACATTTCATCCTTCAAAGAGGAGATTAAGACACTGCAGCGATAA
- a CDS encoding inorganic phosphate transporter, giving the protein MLDGGLILVIIIILVALIFDFGNGVNDAANAVSTVVATGVLSLRAAVLMSAFFNFAGAFVFGVAVAKTIGKGIIDSNLVTPYVVLASLCGAIFWVYLMTRKGFPISVSHSLIGGLVGVGLAKAGLKSIIYSGVTKVVIFIFVAPLLGLVGAMLFSAIVFHFSRNSDPRKVNKHFRWLQLISASVYSLGHGTNDAQKTMGIIAILLFSAGYLSGEFYVPFWIVLLSHGTIALGTLIGGRKVIHTMGHKITKLRPVNGFCAETAGASVIIGATQFGIPVSTTHVIAGSIMGVGAAKRVSAVRWGVANKILWSWILTIPVSAAVAALSYLVISLFI; this is encoded by the coding sequence ATGCTTGATGGCGGCCTTATTTTGGTCATAATCATTATTCTTGTTGCACTCATATTTGACTTTGGAAATGGAGTCAACGATGCTGCGAACGCAGTTTCCACAGTTGTTGCGACTGGTGTCCTATCACTTAGGGCAGCGGTACTCATGTCGGCTTTTTTCAATTTTGCGGGGGCTTTTGTATTTGGCGTTGCGGTCGCAAAAACTATTGGCAAGGGGATTATCGACTCGAATCTTGTAACTCCCTATGTAGTCCTTGCTTCTTTGTGTGGCGCAATTTTTTGGGTGTATTTGATGACCAGGAAGGGCTTCCCGATTTCAGTAAGCCACAGCCTTATAGGCGGATTGGTGGGAGTAGGCCTTGCCAAGGCTGGCCTCAAATCCATAATTTATTCAGGTGTCACCAAAGTTGTTATTTTCATTTTTGTGGCACCCTTGCTTGGCCTGGTTGGCGCCATGCTATTTTCAGCAATAGTTTTCCATTTCAGCCGGAACAGCGACCCACGGAAAGTGAACAAGCACTTCAGGTGGCTTCAATTGATTTCTGCTTCCGTCTATAGCTTAGGCCACGGCACAAATGATGCACAGAAAACCATGGGGATTATTGCTATCCTGCTTTTTAGCGCCGGCTACCTCAGTGGAGAGTTCTACGTGCCCTTTTGGATTGTGCTTTTGTCGCATGGAACCATTGCCCTTGGCACACTGATTGGCGGCAGGAAGGTCATCCATACAATGGGGCATAAGATTACCAAGCTTCGGCCTGTCAACGGCTTTTGCGCGGAAACAGCCGGTGCCAGCGTGATTATTGGCGCAACCCAGTTTGGCATACCTGTCAGCACAACTCATGTAATTGCCGGCTCCATTATGGGAGTGGGGGCTGCAAAAAGGGTTTCTGCAGTGCGATGGGGAGTTGCCAATAAGATTTTATGGAGCTGGATCCTGACAATTCCGGTATCTGCTGCTGTTGCAGCTTTATCCTACCTGGTTATTTCCCTTTTTATATAA
- a CDS encoding DUF47 family protein: MGVLNWLFPRDETFYKLLEKQSKLALKSAETFRTLVNTYNSAIHSKRQRHIRDLKRYEHEGDKLIRELVEKLNKTFITPIDREDIHNLANLLDDIIDAIDNVGNMFYVHNIKKVDKFIKEFSKIIHEGVKEIHLVMHNLRQLKEVEKHCNKLKQLERDADDVLSESIAVLFRENKNAIEIIKYKDVYELMESITDKTCKIGVIIEGIVVKHA, encoded by the coding sequence ATGGGGGTCTTAAACTGGCTTTTTCCGAGGGACGAAACCTTCTATAAACTTTTAGAGAAGCAGTCCAAGCTTGCCCTTAAATCGGCTGAGACATTCAGGACACTGGTCAATACTTATAATTCTGCAATCCACTCCAAGAGGCAAAGGCATATCCGGGACCTGAAAAGATATGAGCATGAGGGGGATAAGCTCATCAGGGAATTGGTTGAAAAGCTGAATAAGACTTTTATTACGCCGATTGACAGGGAGGACATCCATAATCTGGCCAATCTCCTGGATGACATTATCGACGCGATAGACAATGTCGGGAATATGTTTTATGTGCACAACATAAAAAAGGTTGACAAGTTTATCAAGGAATTTTCCAAAATCATCCACGAAGGCGTCAAGGAAATCCACCTGGTCATGCATAACCTAAGGCAATTGAAGGAAGTCGAAAAGCACTGCAATAAGCTGAAACAGTTGGAGAGGGATGCGGATGATGTCCTGTCTGAATCAATAGCAGTGCTGTTCAGGGAAAATAAGAATGCCATTGAGATTATCAAATACAAGGATGTTTATGAGCTTATGGAGTCAATTACAGACAAGACCTGCAAAATAGGGGTAATCATTGAAGGGATTGTGGTGAAGCATGCTTGA
- a CDS encoding 50S ribosomal protein L37ae, which produces MVSTKSYGSTKRFGARYGRSLRQKLGVIEEEQRKKHKCVFCHATQVKRLAVGIWYCHKCKSKFTGKAYGISKKISFEETPKTENIAEQMGTSMESAVEGQDILDEKKEDE; this is translated from the coding sequence ATGGTATCTACAAAAAGCTATGGCTCGACCAAGCGTTTCGGGGCCAGATATGGAAGAAGTCTCAGGCAAAAGCTGGGAGTAATAGAGGAAGAGCAGAGAAAAAAGCATAAGTGCGTGTTTTGCCACGCCACCCAGGTCAAGAGGCTTGCGGTCGGCATCTGGTATTGCCACAAATGCAAGTCCAAGTTTACCGGCAAGGCCTATGGCATTTCAAAGAAAATTTCATTTGAGGAAACCCCTAAAACCGAGAACATTGCCGAACAAATGGGCACATCCATGGAATCTGCCGTTGAAGGCCAGGACATTCTTGATGAAAAGAAAGAGGATGAATAA
- a CDS encoding DNA-directed RNA polymerase subunit P has translation MKMTLYKCFDCDKKVAETYIKKKVRCPYCGSKMLYKPRTTSTKVKAR, from the coding sequence ATAAAAATGACTCTCTACAAATGCTTTGATTGCGACAAGAAGGTTGCGGAGACCTATATCAAGAAAAAGGTCAGGTGCCCTTACTGCGGAAGCAAGATGCTTTACAAGCCAAGGACAACCAGCACAAAAGTCAAAGCACGATAA
- a CDS encoding prefoldin subunit beta has protein sequence MENTEDKIQQMQMIEQNLQNFLMQRQQFQMQLIEVQSALEELKGKENAYHIVGNIMVSTRQADLVKELSEKKNMLELRISNLEKQESRLKEKSKSIRQEVLEGLQKKGEKK, from the coding sequence ATGGAAAATACAGAAGATAAGATTCAGCAAATGCAGATGATTGAGCAAAATCTCCAGAATTTCTTGATGCAAAGGCAGCAATTCCAGATGCAGCTTATTGAAGTCCAGTCAGCCCTCGAGGAGCTGAAGGGCAAGGAAAATGCCTACCACATTGTTGGCAACATAATGGTGTCCACCAGGCAGGCAGACCTTGTGAAGGAGCTTTCTGAGAAGAAAAACATGCTCGAACTCAGGATCAGCAACCTGGAAAAGCAGGAATCAAGGCTCAAAGAGAAGTCCAAGTCAATCCGCCAGGAAGTGCTCGAAGGGCTTCAGAAAAAAGGTGAAAAGAAATAG
- a CDS encoding UPF0147 family protein — translation MLGKDNSNAKPKIQDVIDALQDIASDNTVPRNIKGKIEATLGILRENTELSIRVNRAQNGLDEIADDINLQPYTRTQIWNVVSMLEKFS, via the coding sequence ATGCTAGGAAAGGACAACTCAAACGCCAAGCCAAAGATACAGGACGTAATAGATGCTTTGCAGGACATAGCGAGCGACAATACTGTGCCAAGGAACATCAAGGGCAAGATCGAGGCGACCCTTGGAATCTTGCGAGAAAATACTGAGCTTTCTATAAGGGTCAACCGTGCCCAGAACGGGCTGGACGAAATCGCAGATGACATCAACCTCCAGCCTTATACAAGGACGCAAATATGGAATGTTGTCTCAATGCTTGAGAAATTCTCCTAA
- a CDS encoding mechanosensitive ion channel family protein: MAQTQETMVAAFNWLQDHVANLLVNAVIAVIILLVGFAAGRFVGKLIDKILAELSIDRLFRLKGKLSPRKIIAELVTFGIYFFTIVVAFNQLGITSAVFYTIIGAILIVALASFSISSLDFLPNFISYLKLVQKKPFGRGDIIKTGKVAGKVQKIGYHDTHIVTESGDAIYIPNVHFDTNAVHVLNKKDNGKENAGRTGGVGKAGPEKGRTG, encoded by the coding sequence ATGGCACAAACACAGGAAACAATGGTTGCTGCCTTTAACTGGCTCCAGGACCATGTGGCAAATCTGCTTGTCAATGCAGTCATAGCTGTCATAATTTTGCTGGTGGGTTTTGCCGCCGGAAGGTTTGTGGGCAAGCTTATTGACAAAATCCTGGCAGAATTAAGCATCGACAGGCTGTTCAGGCTTAAGGGAAAGCTTTCACCGAGAAAAATCATTGCTGAGCTTGTCACATTTGGCATATACTTCTTCACGATTGTCGTGGCATTCAACCAGCTTGGCATAACATCAGCTGTTTTTTACACCATCATTGGAGCAATTTTGATTGTTGCGCTTGCGTCTTTTTCCATCAGCAGCCTTGACTTCCTGCCAAATTTCATCAGCTATCTGAAGCTTGTGCAAAAAAAGCCTTTTGGCAGGGGGGACATCATCAAAACCGGCAAGGTGGCGGGCAAAGTGCAAAAAATCGGCTATCATGACACGCATATTGTAACAGAGTCGGGTGATGCCATTTACATCCCAAATGTGCATTTTGACACGAATGCTGTGCATGTCCTGAATAAAAAGGATAATGGAAAAGAAAATGCAGGAAGGACAGGCGGGGTCGGCAAGGCCGGGCCGGAAAAAGGGCGAACCGGATAG
- a CDS encoding GTP-binding protein, giving the protein MVDYLEQIKQFEDEIRKTQYNKATQHHIGLVKAKIAKLREAHEKRQASKGGGQGYAVRKSGDATVVLLGYPSVGKSTLLNKLTDANSPVGAYAFTTLTVIPGLLEHKHAKIQILDVPGIVMGAASGKGRGKEVLAIIRSADLIIILIDVNAPEHYRIIRKEVYDSHVRVNQSKPDVKIKKVARGGIKLGTTVKLTKIDPATIKSVMQEFKLNNADVLIREDVSVDRFIDSIEANKHYIPAITVVNKIDMATNDQIKKVREKIKPDIMISAEQSFHINELKELIYKRLQFMNIYLKEPGKEADMKIPLVMKKASTIRDVCEKLHRDFVQKFKFSRIWGKSVKFSGQKIIKLDHKLMDNDILELHLR; this is encoded by the coding sequence ATGGTTGACTATCTGGAACAGATTAAGCAGTTCGAAGATGAAATCAGGAAGACCCAGTACAACAAGGCTACCCAGCACCACATTGGCCTTGTCAAGGCAAAAATTGCAAAACTGAGGGAAGCCCATGAAAAAAGGCAGGCCTCAAAGGGGGGCGGCCAGGGTTATGCAGTCAGGAAAAGCGGGGATGCAACTGTTGTCCTTCTTGGCTACCCTTCAGTTGGAAAAAGCACACTCCTGAACAAGCTGACAGATGCAAACTCGCCTGTGGGCGCCTATGCCTTTACGACCTTGACAGTCATACCGGGTTTGCTGGAGCACAAGCACGCCAAAATTCAGATACTGGACGTGCCAGGCATTGTAATGGGCGCAGCATCGGGCAAGGGAAGAGGGAAGGAAGTTCTTGCAATAATCCGCTCAGCCGACCTTATCATCATATTGATCGATGTCAATGCGCCCGAGCATTATCGCATCATCCGCAAGGAAGTTTATGATTCCCATGTCAGGGTCAACCAGAGCAAGCCTGATGTCAAAATAAAAAAGGTGGCCCGCGGGGGAATAAAGCTTGGCACAACTGTCAAGCTGACAAAAATTGACCCGGCGACAATCAAAAGCGTAATGCAGGAATTCAAGCTCAACAACGCAGATGTCCTGATAAGGGAAGATGTCTCAGTTGACCGCTTTATAGACTCCATTGAGGCGAACAAGCATTACATCCCTGCAATAACCGTTGTCAACAAAATTGACATGGCAACGAATGACCAGATAAAAAAAGTAAGGGAAAAAATCAAGCCTGATATAATGATATCAGCCGAGCAGTCATTCCACATCAATGAGCTGAAGGAGCTCATCTACAAGAGGCTGCAATTCATGAACATTTACCTGAAAGAGCCCGGCAAGGAAGCTGACATGAAAATCCCACTGGTCATGAAAAAGGCAAGCACAATCAGGGATGTCTGCGAAAAGCTTCACAGGGATTTTGTGCAGAAATTCAAGTTTTCCAGGATATGGGGCAAGAGCGTGAAATTCAGCGGCCAGAAAATCATCAAGCTCGACCATAAATTAATGGACAATGACATTCTTGAACTGCATTTGAGATAA
- a CDS encoding RsmB/NOP family class I SAM-dependent RNA methyltransferase, which yields MALELERIPNTESLKPKPAFEERYTTLLGERYPQFMECSLSFLRKSIRVNTLKTDVGTIVKRLSPKWKLTPVPWCAEGFWIKGERRDVGNLTEHALGYIYIQEAASMIPPIVLDVGPGQSVLDLCAAPGSKSTQIAQYLQNSGALICNDFLGDRIKALGMNLQRCGAMNTVITQTKGHRFKELNLEFDRILVDAPCSGTGTIRKSLRTLKMWNPNMVRRLCGIQRELIRTAWGLLKPGGIMVYSTCTLEPEEDEGVVSDFLAGHSDAELQKIDFKGSRSPAILEFEGRKYDGAVRNCLRLWPQDNDTEGFFVAKFRKK from the coding sequence ATGGCACTCGAACTTGAACGCATCCCGAACACTGAATCCCTCAAGCCCAAGCCGGCATTCGAGGAACGGTATACAACGCTTCTTGGGGAAAGATATCCGCAGTTTATGGAATGCTCATTGTCTTTCCTCAGGAAATCAATTAGGGTGAATACGCTGAAAACAGATGTCGGCACTATTGTAAAGCGATTGTCGCCAAAATGGAAGCTTACACCTGTCCCATGGTGCGCAGAAGGCTTCTGGATTAAGGGGGAAAGAAGGGATGTTGGAAATTTGACAGAGCATGCATTGGGCTACATTTACATCCAGGAAGCGGCATCAATGATCCCGCCAATTGTCCTGGATGTCGGGCCCGGGCAATCCGTTCTTGACCTTTGCGCAGCGCCAGGCTCAAAATCAACCCAGATTGCACAATATCTCCAGAATTCAGGCGCGCTTATCTGCAATGATTTCCTCGGCGACAGGATAAAGGCCCTGGGGATGAACCTGCAGAGGTGCGGAGCGATGAATACAGTAATCACGCAAACCAAAGGCCATAGGTTCAAGGAGCTGAATCTGGAATTTGACAGGATACTGGTTGACGCGCCATGCTCTGGAACAGGCACAATTAGGAAATCCCTCAGGACTCTCAAGATGTGGAATCCGAACATGGTCAGGCGGCTGTGCGGAATACAGAGGGAACTCATTCGCACCGCATGGGGCCTTTTGAAGCCTGGCGGAATAATGGTTTATTCAACCTGTACTTTGGAGCCGGAAGAGGATGAAGGAGTTGTTTCTGATTTCCTGGCCGGGCATTCGGATGCAGAACTCCAGAAAATTGATTTCAAGGGAAGCAGGAGTCCTGCCATCCTGGAGTTTGAAGGCCGAAAATATGATGGTGCTGTCAGGAATTGCCTGAGGCTCTGGCCGCAGGACAATGACACAGAAGGATTTTTTGTGGCAAAATTCAGGAAAAAATAA
- a CDS encoding proteasome subunit beta: protein MDTENIFQKGTTTVGIVCKDGIVLAADRRATAGNLIVNKRTEKVQLINDNMAITMAGTVSDAQLLTKLIRAETTLKKIRSGREPNVKETANLLANMVYGNIRKFSIIPGIAHFLMGGKDDEGFHIYDIFADGSITEVDDYITSGSGSVMAYGVLETLFKKDMSIDDGVKLAAKCINAAMQRDTYSGNGIDVVTITKDGLKKVLSKDLTPVLEI, encoded by the coding sequence ATGGATACGGAAAATATCTTCCAAAAAGGAACCACAACAGTTGGAATTGTCTGCAAGGACGGAATAGTGCTGGCCGCTGACAGGCGGGCCACAGCTGGAAACCTGATTGTGAATAAGAGGACAGAGAAAGTCCAGCTGATAAATGACAATATGGCCATCACAATGGCAGGGACAGTGTCTGATGCTCAATTGCTTACAAAGTTAATAAGGGCGGAAACGACCCTGAAAAAGATCAGGAGCGGCAGGGAGCCGAATGTCAAGGAAACAGCCAATCTGCTGGCCAACATGGTCTATGGCAATATCAGGAAGTTTTCAATCATTCCGGGAATTGCGCATTTCCTCATGGGCGGCAAGGATGATGAGGGATTCCACATTTACGATATCTTTGCAGACGGCTCTATTACAGAAGTGGATGATTACATTACATCCGGCTCAGGCAGCGTGATGGCCTACGGCGTTCTGGAAACCCTCTTCAAGAAGGACATGTCAATTGACGACGGCGTTAAGCTGGCAGCAAAGTGCATAAACGCAGCCATGCAAAGGGACACCTATTCCGGCAATGGCATTGATGTTGTCACCATAACCAAGGATGGCCTCAAGAAAGTGCTGTCAAAGGATTTGACGCCA